A section of the Pedobacter sp. HDW13 genome encodes:
- a CDS encoding glycoside hydrolase family 2 TIM barrel-domain containing protein, with amino-acid sequence MKLFYKIFTVLTMLGGVVQAQIQKISYTSSDQQLIKINRISPAASKQPDKIALDGTWKFSADINAQPLDKNIQVPGEWVMQGFEVKNSVYAGYQRTFEVPASWKNKRIKLRFDAVYSDAEIWVNGKKTASHLGGFTPFEIDINNVVKCGASNELLVKVKSESKADSLASASTYAVHPLGGISRKVYVMALAPVNFAYADVKTILDKNYENATLSTDVIIANEQDGKTNNLSLKASLFKADGTTLVTEKTIILNQTIAKGEYLQQNISFDVAKPAKWDTEHPNLYVVKLSILQDGKTEDVITRSIGFRQIEVRGNRVFVNNMPIKLRGICHHETMPLRGRSVGENMWEKDVELFREGNVNYFRTSHYPPAEELIDACNRLGMFLEVEAPFCWAENTTVPAGTEIYQTLMVDQTVDMVNYFRSNPSVLIWSMGNESGKYKEYFKETAKLIKAFDPTRPRNFSQYGPDADEGDLEITNHHYPGPTGPQTYRNYKRPIVFDEYVHLNAYNRLELVTDPGVRDAWGIGFESMWENMYRTDAVLGGAIWAGIDDTFFLPNGKTVGYGTWGPLDGWRRPKPEYWHMKKIYSPVKIKLAENWNDGKIVVELENRLLFSNLNECKIVWSLAGESGLITADLKRNGKTTANVAVPKKPAPADKMNVEVYDPRGVLIDIYEFAVVPTITDLTSAQKTVSEQWSYSQTANTVTAKNGTVKVQFNLASGDVEQVSQNGKTVWNTGTRLMVLPLTGEGRGTQMTGESQQFDPFTSVCKNRIVKDIKLLKAKNSFTLSVTDAYSEASGTTNYVFSANGTVKIDYKYTIQKEINPRQWGLVFGLPERFQELDWNRNAQWDYYPADHIGRPVGKAWLNSVNEISGPAGPNKLPASPWSLDRNDLGTNDFRSTKMYINKAALSNGTSSFKITANGQQHVRAWKESVGIKALVAGYSNMGAERFFRGHAEKMDRPLKVGDVIQDSVILQLR; translated from the coding sequence ATGAAACTATTTTATAAAATATTTACCGTTTTAACGATGCTGGGAGGTGTGGTGCAGGCCCAGATTCAAAAAATAAGTTATACAAGCTCCGATCAACAGCTAATAAAAATCAACCGGATTTCGCCTGCTGCCTCAAAACAGCCTGATAAAATTGCTTTGGATGGTACCTGGAAGTTTTCGGCTGATATCAATGCACAACCTTTAGATAAAAATATTCAGGTACCCGGCGAATGGGTAATGCAGGGCTTTGAAGTAAAAAACTCAGTTTATGCCGGTTATCAGAGAACATTCGAAGTGCCTGCGAGCTGGAAAAACAAACGCATTAAACTTCGTTTTGATGCCGTGTACAGTGATGCCGAAATTTGGGTTAACGGCAAGAAAACCGCATCGCATTTAGGAGGTTTTACACCTTTCGAAATCGATATTAACAACGTGGTAAAATGTGGAGCCAGCAATGAGTTATTGGTAAAAGTAAAATCAGAAAGCAAAGCCGATTCATTGGCCAGCGCATCTACCTATGCAGTACATCCCTTGGGAGGCATTTCACGAAAAGTGTATGTAATGGCCCTGGCACCTGTAAATTTTGCCTATGCCGATGTTAAAACCATTTTGGATAAAAACTACGAAAATGCCACGCTCAGCACTGATGTAATTATTGCCAACGAACAAGATGGAAAAACAAACAACCTGAGCCTCAAAGCTTCGCTGTTTAAAGCAGACGGAACAACGTTGGTTACCGAAAAAACAATTATACTTAATCAAACCATTGCTAAAGGTGAATACCTGCAACAAAATATCAGTTTCGATGTGGCAAAACCAGCCAAATGGGATACCGAACACCCCAATTTGTATGTGGTAAAATTGAGTATTTTACAGGATGGTAAAACCGAAGATGTAATTACCAGGAGCATCGGTTTCCGTCAGATAGAAGTGAGGGGCAACCGGGTTTTTGTAAACAATATGCCCATTAAACTGCGTGGTATCTGTCACCACGAAACCATGCCTTTACGCGGCCGCTCAGTAGGCGAAAACATGTGGGAGAAAGATGTGGAGCTTTTCAGGGAGGGCAATGTAAACTATTTCCGTACCTCGCATTATCCACCAGCCGAAGAACTGATTGATGCCTGCAACCGCCTGGGGATGTTTTTAGAAGTAGAAGCACCTTTTTGCTGGGCCGAAAATACTACGGTGCCGGCGGGTACTGAAATTTACCAAACCCTGATGGTCGATCAGACTGTTGATATGGTAAATTATTTCAGGTCAAACCCTTCAGTATTAATCTGGTCGATGGGTAACGAAAGCGGCAAATACAAAGAGTATTTCAAAGAAACCGCTAAGCTGATTAAAGCATTCGACCCAACGCGTCCACGCAACTTTAGCCAATACGGACCCGATGCCGACGAGGGCGACCTCGAAATTACCAATCACCATTATCCCGGACCAACAGGGCCACAAACTTACCGCAATTACAAACGCCCAATTGTTTTTGATGAGTATGTACACTTAAATGCCTACAACCGTTTGGAGTTGGTCACCGATCCAGGCGTGCGCGATGCCTGGGGAATTGGTTTCGAAAGCATGTGGGAAAACATGTACCGTACTGATGCAGTTTTAGGTGGAGCCATTTGGGCGGGTATTGACGATACTTTCTTTTTACCCAATGGTAAAACCGTTGGTTATGGTACCTGGGGACCGCTTGATGGCTGGAGAAGACCAAAACCAGAATACTGGCACATGAAAAAAATCTATTCGCCGGTAAAAATTAAACTCGCCGAGAACTGGAATGATGGTAAAATTGTCGTCGAACTTGAAAACAGATTACTCTTTAGTAACCTGAACGAGTGTAAAATAGTTTGGAGTTTAGCAGGCGAAAGTGGTTTAATTACAGCCGATTTAAAAAGGAATGGTAAAACAACAGCCAATGTTGCAGTACCTAAAAAACCAGCTCCGGCCGATAAAATGAACGTTGAGGTCTACGATCCACGCGGTGTACTGATTGATATTTATGAGTTCGCAGTTGTACCCACCATCACCGATCTAACTTCAGCACAAAAAACAGTGAGTGAACAGTGGAGCTACAGCCAAACCGCTAATACTGTAACTGCCAAAAATGGTACAGTAAAGGTGCAGTTCAATTTAGCCAGTGGCGATGTAGAACAGGTTAGCCAAAATGGTAAAACGGTTTGGAATACAGGCACCAGGCTCATGGTTTTACCACTAACAGGTGAGGGCAGAGGGACACAAATGACAGGCGAAAGCCAGCAATTCGATCCCTTTACCAGCGTATGTAAAAACCGCATTGTAAAAGATATTAAGCTGCTTAAAGCTAAAAATAGTTTTACACTGAGTGTTACCGATGCTTACAGCGAAGCCAGTGGTACCACTAATTATGTTTTTTCAGCCAATGGGACCGTCAAAATCGATTATAAGTACACCATTCAAAAAGAGATTAATCCACGTCAGTGGGGCCTGGTTTTCGGTTTGCCAGAGCGCTTTCAGGAATTGGATTGGAACAGGAATGCCCAATGGGATTATTACCCGGCCGATCATATTGGCAGGCCTGTGGGTAAAGCATGGTTAAACTCAGTCAATGAAATTTCTGGACCTGCTGGTCCGAATAAATTACCAGCTTCACCATGGAGTTTAGATAGAAATGATTTGGGTACCAACGATTTCCGTTCAACAAAAATGTATATTAACAAAGCGGCTCTAAGTAATGGAACATCTTCTTTTAAAATAACAGCTAACGGACAGCAGCACGTCAGGGCATGGAAAGAATCGGTGGGTATTAAAGCCCTGGTAGCTGGCTATAGCAACATGGGAGCCGAAAGGTTTTTTAGAGGGCACGCCGAAAAAATGGATCGGCCGCTAAAAGTGGGCGATGTAATACAGGATAGTGTTATACTTCAGTTGAGATAG
- a CDS encoding RraA family protein: MEWQNDDELFEIIRTELYTAVIGDIMDKMGLLHQFLPPQIQPLRADMFVAGRAMTVLEADVLECAAFESSNPILKKPFGLMLEALDDLKKDEVYICSGASPNYALWGELMSTRAQILGAAGAVVDGYSRDTRGILHLNFPSFSYGNYAQDQAPRGKVIDFRVPIEIKGVLVNPGDIVVGDIDGVCIVPKQHEVEVMVRALEKARGEKMVQKKILEGMSAKEAFDKYGIM, from the coding sequence ATGGAATGGCAAAATGACGACGAGCTTTTTGAAATTATAAGAACAGAACTTTATACTGCGGTAATTGGCGACATAATGGATAAGATGGGCCTTCTACACCAGTTTTTGCCACCACAAATACAACCTTTACGTGCCGATATGTTTGTTGCAGGCAGGGCGATGACCGTGCTCGAGGCAGATGTGCTGGAATGTGCGGCATTTGAAAGCAGTAATCCGATCCTTAAAAAGCCATTTGGTTTAATGCTTGAGGCGCTCGATGACCTGAAAAAAGATGAGGTTTACATTTGTTCAGGAGCATCGCCAAACTATGCCTTGTGGGGCGAGCTCATGAGTACGCGTGCACAGATTTTAGGTGCTGCAGGAGCAGTGGTGGATGGCTATTCGAGAGATACCAGGGGAATATTGCACCTGAATTTTCCCTCTTTTTCTTACGGCAATTATGCACAAGACCAGGCACCCCGGGGCAAGGTAATCGATTTTAGGGTACCGATTGAAATTAAAGGAGTTTTAGTTAATCCCGGCGATATCGTGGTTGGCGATATAGATGGGGTTTGTATTGTGCCCAAACAACACGAAGTTGAGGTGATGGTACGTGCACTTGAAAAAGCAAGGGGAGAAAAAATGGTGCAGAAAAAGATTTTGGAAGGCATGAGTGCCAAAGAAGCATTCGATAAATACGGTATTATGTAA
- a CDS encoding RagB/SusD family nutrient uptake outer membrane protein: protein MKKIYIVTSVLLLSVFVSCKKDFLERPPLNQVSEATFWKNANDVYLAVNGVYNQLPGDDMVYDDAAADNAHAQYPWEGSATDVSSGNVNSTLDAGWGFTAIGRANYFLDNADKVTVIDKALLDRYKAEVRFIRANAYFWLICKFGDVPLQTKTVVLGEENIPRTPKAQVLKFVVDELDAIAKILPQSYGGGKPNEKGRITKGAALALKARAHLYEGQWQLAADAASQVMTLGYSLFKVTAEDALNAKDDYSVWVDFANADDEKKFRLGLRSYEALFQQVNEGNSEVILDRQRIPQQDPNALNTLLPSADLGGWGSIAPTQELVNSYPSYKTGDLITPPTPAQRAAWYKAKDPAFKNEYRNRDPRFYASILFDGNPWNAIEDGYVFKWTEGAGNTALTGYSVRKMVDPKIYRDQIDNHANNILIRYAEVLLTYAEAKNELTGPDGSVYDALDQIRTRAGMPVVDRTKYATQTTLRDLIRNERRVELAIEGQRYMDIRRWKIAPQVMKSIFSISDAVKPIQVRTWTDKLYLMPVPQSQIDLSRGVLKQNSGY from the coding sequence ATGAAAAAGATATATATAGTTACAAGTGTACTCTTATTAAGTGTTTTTGTTTCTTGTAAGAAGGATTTCTTAGAAAGGCCACCCCTTAATCAGGTGTCGGAAGCTACTTTCTGGAAAAATGCAAATGATGTTTACTTAGCTGTAAACGGTGTTTACAACCAGTTGCCAGGCGATGATATGGTATACGATGATGCAGCTGCAGATAACGCGCATGCACAATATCCGTGGGAAGGTTCGGCAACAGACGTATCATCAGGTAATGTAAACTCTACTTTAGATGCAGGCTGGGGTTTTACAGCAATAGGTCGAGCCAATTACTTTTTAGATAATGCCGATAAGGTAACCGTTATTGACAAGGCTTTGCTTGATCGTTATAAAGCTGAGGTTCGTTTTATCAGGGCCAACGCCTATTTCTGGTTGATCTGCAAGTTTGGTGATGTGCCATTACAAACTAAAACTGTTGTGCTTGGTGAAGAAAATATACCGCGCACACCAAAAGCGCAAGTATTAAAATTTGTAGTAGATGAGCTGGATGCCATTGCTAAAATTTTACCACAAAGCTATGGCGGTGGTAAACCAAACGAAAAAGGCCGTATTACCAAAGGTGCTGCCCTGGCTTTAAAAGCACGTGCACACTTATACGAAGGTCAGTGGCAATTGGCTGCCGATGCAGCAAGCCAGGTAATGACCCTCGGTTACAGTTTGTTTAAAGTAACTGCCGAAGATGCCCTTAACGCAAAAGATGATTATAGTGTGTGGGTAGATTTTGCTAATGCCGATGATGAGAAAAAATTCCGTTTAGGTTTGCGTAGCTACGAAGCCTTGTTTCAACAGGTAAACGAAGGCAATTCGGAAGTGATTTTAGACAGACAGCGCATTCCGCAACAGGATCCTAATGCTTTAAATACACTGTTACCTTCTGCTGATTTAGGAGGCTGGGGTTCTATTGCGCCAACACAAGAATTGGTAAACAGCTATCCAAGTTATAAAACAGGCGATTTAATTACGCCACCTACGCCAGCGCAACGTGCAGCATGGTATAAAGCCAAAGATCCGGCATTTAAAAACGAATATAGAAACAGGGATCCCCGTTTTTATGCCAGTATTTTATTTGACGGAAACCCATGGAATGCGATTGAAGATGGCTATGTCTTTAAATGGACAGAAGGCGCGGGTAATACCGCTTTAACAGGCTACAGTGTACGTAAAATGGTTGATCCAAAAATTTACCGCGACCAGATCGATAACCACGCTAATAACATCCTGATCCGTTACGCGGAGGTTTTATTAACCTATGCAGAAGCTAAGAACGAATTAACAGGTCCTGATGGCTCAGTATACGATGCTTTAGATCAGATCAGAACCCGTGCTGGTATGCCAGTGGTAGACAGAACTAAATATGCTACCCAGACAACGTTAAGAGATTTGATCAGAAACGAAAGACGTGTAGAGCTAGCCATAGAAGGACAACGTTACATGGACATCAGAAGATGGAAAATTGCACCACAGGTAATGAAATCTATTTTTAGTATCAGCGATGCCGTTAAACCTATACAGGTTAGAACCTGGACTGATAAATTGTATTTAATGCCTGTTCCGCAATCCCAGATAGATCTATCTAGAGGTGTTTTAAAGCAAAACAGCGGATATTAA
- a CDS encoding TonB-dependent receptor — MKIYDFNLYRAGSIKHKILLSMKLTILFLFVAFLHVNASSFAQKNITLNEKNASLQKVLKAIKSQSGFNVFFIQSDLKKSKAVNIEVKDVSLAEALNQCFKDQPLTYSIQANTIVVKERPVNVVPANKTAQETPVNKVIDVIGTILDEIGKGIPGASIKVKGKEQGAASDENGNFKLVGVADDAILIISYMGYKTQEVKAAASLKISLVPQTNDLNDVVVVAYGTQKKSSLTGAIATITPKQLKERPVTSIQNALQGISPGLTILQRPGDVSASATGGTAVNIRGRSSLAGAGTPLYIIDGIPASSQEFAILNPNDISGMSVLKDASSAALYGSRAANGVIMVTTKRGGGDKVSIELNANYGWQSPTRISKYLGSVDYTTLYNEALTNVGRSPMYTPAQIELYRNGSQPDLYPNTDWYKEVLRSSAPQSDVNLNINAPGKTTSSYLGLNYLTQESLIPNKDQDRFSAKLNTETKVVENILKVGTNISFINQAFDRLGNLSWTELNRSLPTSVFRQSNGQWGSVNNGTVASSSIPYRNQARMIAESSKGSNRNNLLQTAANATLTPLKGLSINGLVSLKFTNNNSTAFNNTMTPINNFLTGNPIALPAGQGTQNDLREYWVKRKELLVQGTADYERTFGKHYGKVTVGASQESNVLRSAFLGRRNFPNNDLSTIINGSGNGEDMLSDNNGDDIIAGVFGLANRTAAEEWSMRSMFGRFNYAFDDKYLLEVNARIDYSSRFRDDVRRAFFPSFSAGWVVSKEDFMKNITWVDNFKLRGSYGSLGNQDVVAVGNYFNRLNAGFQYSFEGTAQDGIWQADGSWPTTTWEKVYMTDFGADITLFKGKLDITADYYIKDTKDLLLRNAALATYPLTVPFTNAASTRNTGFELAVTHNNRIGKDFTFSVGGNLSLIKSKITKIGDNNNDRFDGQFIQRVGESLGSFYGYQADGLFVSDDEVKAHAFQDARTKAGDIKYRDLNGDNVINAADRTIIGNDVPFVNYGFNLSASYKGFDFNILTYGVAKVKTSLGQEASTPFFNGANAKVQLLNRWTKENPDPNADFPRTLLTADAGHNINQLSSFYLFSGSYFRVRGITLGYTLPQNAVKKIGLSKLRIYGTTNNPFTIMADKRLGDYDPESASGRGGYPGIKTWSFGLSAGL, encoded by the coding sequence ATGAAAATTTACGATTTTAATTTATACCGCGCGGGCAGTATAAAGCATAAAATTCTGTTATCCATGAAGCTAACCATTCTATTTCTTTTTGTAGCTTTTTTACACGTTAATGCGAGCAGTTTTGCACAAAAGAACATTACGCTTAACGAGAAAAATGCATCCTTACAAAAAGTGCTCAAAGCCATTAAAAGCCAAAGCGGTTTTAATGTGTTTTTCATCCAGAGCGATTTAAAAAAATCAAAAGCTGTAAATATTGAAGTTAAGGATGTTTCGCTGGCCGAAGCTTTAAACCAGTGTTTTAAAGATCAGCCCTTAACATATTCTATACAGGCCAACACCATTGTGGTGAAAGAGAGACCTGTAAATGTGGTTCCTGCCAATAAAACAGCACAGGAAACGCCCGTAAATAAGGTAATTGATGTTATTGGTACCATTTTAGATGAAATAGGCAAGGGGATACCTGGAGCCAGCATCAAAGTAAAAGGTAAAGAACAAGGTGCTGCGAGTGATGAAAACGGAAATTTTAAACTGGTTGGTGTGGCAGATGACGCCATATTAATTATTTCTTACATGGGGTATAAAACCCAGGAAGTAAAAGCAGCAGCTAGTTTAAAAATCTCTTTAGTGCCACAAACCAACGATTTAAATGATGTAGTGGTAGTTGCTTATGGTACGCAGAAAAAATCAAGTTTAACAGGTGCTATTGCTACCATTACTCCTAAACAGCTAAAAGAGCGTCCGGTAACTTCTATTCAAAATGCTTTACAAGGTATTTCACCGGGTTTAACCATTTTACAACGCCCTGGCGATGTGAGTGCCAGTGCCACAGGAGGTACCGCTGTAAATATCAGGGGTAGAAGTAGTTTAGCTGGAGCAGGTACACCACTTTACATTATTGATGGTATCCCGGCCAGTTCGCAGGAGTTTGCCATCTTAAATCCAAACGATATTTCTGGCATGTCTGTGCTAAAAGATGCCTCATCTGCAGCCCTATACGGTTCGAGAGCAGCCAATGGTGTAATTATGGTTACCACTAAACGTGGTGGAGGCGATAAAGTAAGTATCGAGTTAAATGCTAATTATGGCTGGCAGTCGCCCACCCGCATCTCTAAATATTTAGGATCGGTTGATTATACTACGCTTTACAACGAGGCTTTAACCAATGTTGGTCGTAGCCCAATGTACACTCCGGCACAAATAGAATTATACAGAAATGGTTCTCAACCCGATTTATATCCAAATACCGATTGGTATAAAGAAGTTTTAAGATCAAGTGCGCCACAAAGTGATGTGAATTTAAATATCAATGCACCTGGTAAAACCACCAGCAGTTATTTAGGCTTAAATTATCTAACTCAGGAATCATTAATTCCAAATAAAGACCAGGACCGTTTTAGTGCAAAGCTAAACACTGAAACCAAAGTAGTAGAGAATATTTTAAAGGTAGGTACTAACATCTCTTTCATTAACCAGGCTTTCGATCGTTTAGGCAATTTATCGTGGACTGAGCTAAACCGTTCTTTGCCAACTAGTGTTTTTCGCCAAAGTAATGGCCAATGGGGTTCGGTAAATAACGGAACGGTAGCCAGCAGCTCGATTCCATACCGTAACCAGGCGCGTATGATCGCCGAATCATCAAAAGGCAGTAACCGTAATAATTTGTTGCAAACTGCTGCCAACGCTACATTAACACCATTAAAAGGCCTTTCTATTAATGGATTGGTTTCGTTAAAGTTTACCAATAACAACAGTACGGCTTTTAACAATACCATGACTCCGATCAATAACTTTTTAACCGGTAATCCGATTGCATTACCAGCCGGACAAGGTACACAGAACGATTTAAGAGAGTACTGGGTTAAAAGAAAAGAATTGTTGGTACAAGGTACAGCAGATTACGAGCGTACTTTTGGTAAACATTATGGTAAGGTAACTGTAGGTGCATCGCAAGAAAGTAATGTGCTTAGAAGTGCATTTCTTGGCCGCAGAAATTTTCCTAATAACGATTTAAGTACCATTATTAATGGTTCAGGTAACGGTGAAGATATGCTATCAGATAACAATGGCGATGATATTATTGCAGGTGTTTTTGGTTTAGCCAACAGAACTGCTGCCGAAGAGTGGTCTATGCGCTCAATGTTTGGCCGTTTTAACTATGCTTTTGACGATAAATACCTGTTAGAGGTAAATGCCCGTATCGATTATTCTTCACGTTTCCGTGATGATGTTCGTAGGGCCTTCTTCCCTTCATTTTCTGCAGGCTGGGTAGTTTCAAAAGAGGACTTTATGAAAAACATCACCTGGGTTGATAATTTCAAGCTTCGCGGTTCTTATGGTTCATTGGGTAACCAGGACGTAGTTGCTGTTGGTAACTATTTTAACCGCTTAAATGCTGGCTTCCAGTATAGCTTTGAAGGTACCGCACAAGACGGGATCTGGCAGGCTGATGGATCATGGCCAACTACCACTTGGGAAAAAGTATACATGACCGATTTCGGTGCAGATATTACCTTGTTTAAAGGTAAATTAGACATCACTGCCGATTACTACATTAAAGATACTAAAGATCTGTTATTGCGTAATGCAGCATTGGCTACTTATCCTTTAACAGTACCTTTTACTAACGCAGCAAGCACCCGTAATACCGGATTTGAGCTGGCTGTTACCCATAATAACCGTATTGGTAAAGATTTTACATTTAGCGTAGGCGGTAATTTATCATTAATTAAAAGTAAAATCACCAAAATTGGCGACAACAACAATGATCGCTTTGATGGTCAGTTTATTCAAAGAGTTGGCGAATCGCTTGGATCTTTTTATGGCTACCAGGCAGACGGACTTTTTGTTAGCGATGATGAAGTTAAAGCACATGCCTTTCAGGATGCACGTACCAAAGCAGGTGATATTAAATACAGAGATTTAAATGGTGATAATGTAATTAATGCAGCCGACCGCACAATCATTGGTAACGATGTACCTTTTGTTAATTATGGCTTTAATTTAAGCGCATCTTACAAGGGGTTCGATTTTAATATCCTTACTTATGGTGTAGCCAAAGTTAAAACCTCTTTGGGGCAGGAAGCTTCAACACCTTTTTTTAACGGTGCAAATGCCAAAGTACAGTTGCTAAATCGTTGGACAAAAGAAAATCCTGATCCAAATGCTGATTTTCCAAGGACTTTATTAACTGCAGATGCAGGTCACAATATCAATCAGCTTTCATCATTTTACCTGTTTAGCGGTTCTTACTTCAGGGTAAGGGGCATTACTTTAGGCTATACTTTACCTCAAAATGCGGTGAAAAAAATTGGTTTATCTAAACTTAGAATTTACGGAACAACCAATAATCCTTTCACCATCATGGCCGATAAACGTTTGGGTGATTACGATCCCGAATCTGCTTCAGGCCGTGGAGGTTACCCGGGTATTAAAACATGGTCGTTTGGTTTAAGTGCTGGATTATAA
- a CDS encoding FecR family protein, whose amino-acid sequence MKKAALTRLTEKYIAGTASGEERLELESWYNEQLAQNKLQHEAQFDEAEHSLIGEKILNNINLQINTQEQTKPRLNFYRWAVAASIVAVLGFGGYWLSERFSDKNTNKVAALIKPGGNKAFLTLANGTKINLDEAVNGTVANQEGIKITKTADGQLVYTIVETKTGKQATGYNTISTPAGGQYQVTLPDGTKVWLNALSSLKYPTAFTGKYRTVTLTGEGYFEVAKNKNKPFKLTTAKQEISVLGTHFNVSAYADEPEIKTTLVEGGVAVKNFSPLATGVLKPGQQAIFHGSDFEINKVDVEEYIAWKNGFFMFNNEGIKEAMQKLARWYDVEIEYVGNFDGIYFGGSFSKHNNLQETLKILESTDKFKFKIEGRRIKIIK is encoded by the coding sequence TTGAAAAAAGCAGCATTAACACGTTTAACAGAAAAATATATAGCCGGTACTGCCAGTGGAGAAGAACGCCTCGAGCTCGAATCGTGGTACAATGAACAATTGGCGCAAAATAAATTACAGCATGAAGCGCAATTTGATGAAGCTGAGCATAGCTTAATAGGCGAAAAGATTCTGAATAACATTAACCTGCAGATTAATACACAAGAGCAGACAAAACCTCGCCTGAATTTTTACCGTTGGGCAGTTGCGGCATCAATAGTTGCGGTGTTGGGCTTCGGCGGGTATTGGTTAAGTGAGCGGTTTTCTGATAAAAACACCAATAAAGTGGCTGCTCTAATTAAACCCGGTGGTAATAAAGCCTTTTTAACCTTAGCAAACGGCACTAAAATTAATTTAGACGAGGCCGTTAACGGTACAGTTGCCAATCAGGAGGGTATTAAAATTACCAAAACGGCCGATGGTCAGCTGGTTTATACCATAGTTGAAACTAAAACGGGTAAGCAGGCAACAGGTTACAATACCATCAGTACCCCAGCCGGCGGTCAATATCAGGTTACGCTACCCGATGGAACCAAAGTTTGGTTAAATGCTTTGTCATCGTTAAAATATCCTACTGCTTTTACCGGTAAATACCGTACGGTAACGTTAACCGGTGAAGGTTATTTTGAAGTAGCCAAAAACAAAAATAAACCCTTTAAACTAACCACCGCCAAACAGGAAATCAGCGTATTGGGAACTCACTTTAACGTGAGTGCTTATGCCGATGAGCCCGAAATTAAAACTACACTGGTAGAAGGTGGTGTAGCCGTTAAAAACTTTAGCCCATTGGCTACCGGAGTATTAAAGCCAGGTCAACAAGCCATTTTTCATGGTTCAGATTTCGAAATTAACAAGGTTGATGTAGAAGAGTACATTGCCTGGAAAAACGGTTTCTTTATGTTCAACAACGAGGGCATTAAAGAAGCTATGCAGAAATTAGCCCGTTGGTACGATGTAGAAATCGAATATGTTGGCAATTTCGACGGCATTTATTTTGGTGGTTCTTTTTCTAAACACAACAACCTGCAGGAAACATTAAAAATATTAGAATCAACAGATAAGTTTAAATTTAAGATAGAAGGAAGGAGGATTAAAATTATAAAGTAA
- a CDS encoding RNA polymerase sigma-70 factor yields MKPDNLELWPDSLLVSDMQSNDRTAFEKIYSRYWSKLYLSAYHILRNKEASEDIVQEIFVSLWLKREYTLVDNLNNYLFTAVRFQVFKAIRDGKLRTDLLHDTDLLVSAHNAENAFAEKEITQRLDESIEQLPQKCKEIFILSRKEHLSVKEIAARLNISPKTVENQITIALRRLRTDMGEFLFWTVLLLSGIWGK; encoded by the coding sequence ATGAAACCCGATAACCTGGAACTATGGCCTGATAGTTTGCTTGTGAGCGATATGCAAAGCAACGACCGGACTGCGTTCGAGAAAATTTACAGCAGGTACTGGAGCAAGCTATATTTATCAGCCTATCATATTTTACGCAATAAGGAAGCATCAGAAGATATTGTTCAGGAAATATTTGTAAGTCTGTGGTTAAAACGCGAGTACACTTTGGTTGATAACCTAAACAATTATTTGTTTACTGCTGTCCGTTTTCAGGTGTTTAAAGCCATAAGGGATGGGAAACTACGCACCGATTTACTGCACGATACCGATTTGCTGGTGAGTGCCCATAATGCAGAAAATGCTTTTGCCGAAAAGGAAATAACACAACGTTTAGATGAAAGCATTGAACAGCTGCCGCAAAAATGTAAAGAAATTTTTATCCTGAGCCGGAAAGAGCACCTCAGTGTTAAAGAAATAGCCGCACGTTTAAACATCTCACCTAAAACCGTCGAAAACCAGATTACCATTGCACTGCGCCGCCTGCGTACCGATATGGGCGAGTTTTTATTTTGGACGGTATTGTTGCTGAGCGGTATCTGGGGTAAATAA
- a CDS encoding DUF4242 domain-containing protein, with translation MPRYVIEREIPGAGKLTAQELKTISKASCGVLSKMGPQIQWVNSYVTDDKIYCVYNAPNEEMVREHAHLGGFPANSIKKVAAVIDPITAE, from the coding sequence ATGCCCAGATATGTAATTGAACGGGAAATTCCCGGCGCAGGAAAATTAACCGCTCAGGAACTGAAAACCATTTCGAAAGCATCGTGCGGCGTGTTAAGCAAAATGGGGCCACAAATCCAGTGGGTAAACAGCTATGTAACCGACGATAAAATTTACTGTGTTTACAATGCACCAAATGAAGAGATGGTACGAGAGCATGCACATTTAGGTGGATTTCCGGCCAATTCGATTAAAAAAGTTGCTGCTGTTATAGATCCGATTACGGCTGAGTAG